TCGTACGGGGAGCGGACTACTCCGACTTCGCCTCCGTAACGGACACGGAGCTGGTCGCCGGCCGCGAACCGTCCGCGCCGGACGAAGCCGTCATCGGGAGTAGCCTCGCGGAGATGCAGGACGTCTCCGTCGGCGAGACGCGAACGCTCGGAGGGAGCGACCGACCCGGCGTCGCCCGCGTTACGATCGTCGGGGTCTACGAGTCCGACGGCACGGCCGACGACCAACTCATGGTCCCACTCGAAACCGGCCACCAGCTCTCGCTCGATCCGGGGACCGTACATATGATCCGGACGTCGGGGGACGCCGATGGCGTCTTCGATGCCGCAGCAGGTGCTGACAGCGAAGCGAACGCTGACGGATCCACTGAACGGGAGCTGGTTCAGGACGTCAGCGCGCCGGAGACGATCGTCACCGGCGAGGCGGTCCCGATCACGGTCTTCGTTCGTAACGACGACTCCTCGTCGGTCACACAAACGCTCGAGATCGACGTCGGCGAGGAGACGATCGAACGCGAGATAACCCTCGAACCCGAGGAAGAGACCCAACTCGAACTCGAATACACGTTCGACTCGGCGGGCACGCAGACGATCGACGTTCACGGCCAGACACAGGACGTCACCGTCCTTACGCCTGAGACGCCCGTGTTGCCCGAGACACTCCCCGAGGAGGCACCGCCCGATTCGACCCTCCTCGTTCCGGTGACGACCCCGGCCGGCGACCCCATCTCGGATGCGACCGTTTCGATCGACGGTACCGAAGCGACAACCGATGCCGACGGCATCGCGCGGATCGACCTCCCGGCGGCCGAGGGCGAGTACGACCTCACCACGACGTACGCCGGCGAAGAGGGGACGAGCCACACGGTTCGGATCGTCGACGGCCAGCAACGGCTGTTCGGGGCGGATCTCGAGGTTGCCCCCCAGACCGGGACGCCGACCACCACCCCCGAACTGACGGTGACGTTGGCAAACCACTGGCCGGACGAACGGACCCAGACGACGACCATCGACACGCCAGTCGACGGACAAACACAGGACGTGACGCTCGCTCCGGGCGAATCCACGACCATGAACCGGACGCTCGGCGAGGCGGACACGGAGCAGATCCCGCCCGGTGAATACGTGTTCGAAGTGAACGCGGAGGACGAACCGATCGCGACCGAAACCTACCGCGTGCTGGACGGTGCGTTCGATCTCGAATCGCTCCCTGCCGAGGCACAGTACCAGTCCGGAGCGGCCATGGGACAGCTCATCGAGCAGACGATCGGCAACATCCAGATCCTGTTCGGGACGATGATCGCGCTTGCGGGGCTGATGACGATCGGAAGTACGACCGCCGCGTTCGCACAGGCGGTTCACGCTCGCAAGAAGGCGATCTCGATTCATCGCTCGACCGGCGCCAGCCCGCTTCAAGTGCTCCGTATCATCGTTCTCGACGCCTGTAAGCTGGCGATTCCGGCCGTCGTTCTCGCCGCGATCGGCGCAGTCGTTGCGCTCTTCTGTCTGAATGCGCTGGGCTTGTTGAGCGTCTTCGGCGTTCGGTTGACGGCTGACTTACCGCCGGTGCTCATCC
This genomic interval from Halalkalicoccus subterraneus contains the following:
- a CDS encoding FtsX-like permease family protein — encoded protein: MGYRRSLVRQWSRRDWLTIVIIAVSAAFLVGMTLLLLTAGTQIGALTADTSTATTATYHDSVADAERASGADAIVFPLATVEDGDGTEHTVVGVPPGAPEILADASTGAQTATIPPPGDAETVSGPGSDNETIQFVGQDGELAATVTPHQEETIFPAQWYTTSSSTVERLGATGAIAIGPGDAPSDGSAILPSFDQSDTGVPLVSAHAFLLTGMQEILQMLTVATAAGAIVILVVLYSVTRISVWERLELLAVIRSTGGTPLGVLSLFGLRSTLLSLVGVLGGFFIGTIVPPAVIALATRAGLSVTLEPRLTWPILRVLVPMLAVLVVVGAVAGVLAARPAVTASPTALRGLAGQRHPLPIVHRFTKRLPSSFSPTFLDTRTIVPTGATLAVFVLLVLLVGGLSTAVAPLDTTETGTITSAGASHPIDSRLDTNIADTFRAEGVNASSELVIAQVHDGQSYLVRGADYSDFASVTDTELVAGREPSAPDEAVIGSSLAEMQDVSVGETRTLGGSDRPGVARVTIVGVYESDGTADDQLMVPLETGHQLSLDPGTVHMIRTSGDADGVFDAAAGADSEANADGSTERELVQDVSAPETIVTGEAVPITVFVRNDDSSSVTQTLEIDVGEETIEREITLEPEEETQLELEYTFDSAGTQTIDVHGQTQDVTVLTPETPVLPETLPEEAPPDSTLLVPVTTPAGDPISDATVSIDGTEATTDADGIARIDLPAAEGEYDLTTTYAGEEGTSHTVRIVDGQQRLFGADLEVAPQTGTPTTTPELTVTLANHWPDERTQTTTIDTPVDGQTQDVTLAPGESTTMNRTLGEADTEQIPPGEYVFEVNAEDEPIATETYRVLDGAFDLESLPAEAQYQSGAAMGQLIEQTIGNIQILFGTMIALAGLMTIGSTTAAFAQAVHARKKAISIHRSTGASPLQVLRIIVLDACKLAIPAVVLAAIGAVVALFCLNALGLLSVFGVRLTADLPPVLILSTLAGAVVIAVCSAALAALPTLLSSPIAVWQGTRTKTPTPSNDTGRSDER